The Paenibacillus sophorae genome has a segment encoding these proteins:
- a CDS encoding AraC family transcriptional regulator, whose amino-acid sequence MNYSHESIMVPEGFLAWIYLHSENQVTLVEDHWHRSLELTLMLEGESLYNINGNEILVRENELVLINSGEIHSCQIDWSKPYEALTIIFPFDLLKQSNPSVEKFFFTLDNDSPSYTQLVSMFRETYHLFKKRASNPHYQLKLNSVFYDILYLLMTSFITEKKLSLSVKSQKYWNRCQMIIEHIDEHYKEQLTLTSLSRDFGISKEHLARTFKEYMGTTFKKHLTRIRLFYAYQLLIYTDYSLLEIAMKEGFTDSRSFINSFKEIYGITPQKYRKTLANHHIIRHKKYDLT is encoded by the coding sequence ATGAATTATAGCCACGAAAGTATTATGGTTCCCGAAGGATTTTTGGCATGGATATACTTGCATTCGGAAAACCAAGTCACCTTGGTGGAAGATCATTGGCATCGCAGCCTAGAGTTAACTTTGATGCTTGAAGGTGAGAGCTTATATAACATAAACGGAAATGAAATCCTTGTTCGCGAGAATGAATTGGTTTTGATTAACAGCGGAGAAATTCACAGTTGTCAAATTGATTGGTCCAAACCCTATGAGGCTTTGACGATTATTTTTCCTTTTGATCTGCTGAAACAATCCAATCCAAGCGTTGAAAAATTTTTCTTCACCTTGGACAATGATTCGCCCAGCTATACACAATTGGTCTCTATGTTTAGAGAAACCTACCACCTTTTCAAAAAACGAGCCTCCAATCCGCATTACCAACTAAAATTAAACAGTGTGTTTTATGATATTTTGTATCTTCTCATGACCAGCTTCATTACTGAAAAAAAACTGTCCTTGTCTGTAAAATCCCAAAAGTACTGGAATAGATGCCAAATGATTATCGAACATATAGACGAACATTATAAAGAGCAGCTTACCTTAACCTCATTGTCCAGAGATTTTGGGATATCCAAAGAGCATCTGGCAAGGACATTTAAAGAATATATGGGAACAACTTTTAAAAAACATCTCACCCGTATCCGTCTGTTTTACGCTTATCAGTTACTTATCTATACCGATTACTCCCTCCTGGAAATCGCCATGAAAGAAGGTTTTACCGACAGCCGCTCCTTTATCAATAGTTTCAAAGAAATATATGGGATCACGCCGCAAAAATACAGAAAAACACTGGCAAATCATCACATCATCCGGCATAAAAAATACGATTTGACTTAA
- a CDS encoding carbohydrate ABC transporter permease: MLWGNLLFLGPSTLVFLAVVVIPFAISIIYSFSNWNGISNEIKFVGLNNFNNIFSGKAKFLDAFWFTLRITAVTVLLINLLGILLAVALTARLPLRNPFRAAFYLPQTMGGLILGFIWQFIFIAGFPAIGDKLNLGFFTQQWLGTEKTAFAALVIVNVWQNAGYVMVIMIAALSGISSELIESAKVDGSRPLNTFLRIKLPLCVPYITVSLFWTISSALKMFETNVSLTKGGPYGSTTSMALNIYNDAFANNKYGLATAEALVFFVIILAITSVQLYMSKRKESQIL; the protein is encoded by the coding sequence ATGTTATGGGGTAATCTTCTGTTTCTGGGACCTTCCACGTTAGTTTTTCTTGCCGTCGTTGTTATTCCATTTGCTATAAGTATTATTTACTCGTTCTCCAATTGGAATGGAATTTCCAATGAAATTAAGTTTGTGGGACTCAACAATTTCAACAATATATTCTCGGGGAAAGCGAAGTTTTTGGATGCTTTCTGGTTCACTCTCCGTATTACTGCGGTCACTGTACTGCTCATCAATCTGCTCGGCATACTTTTGGCTGTAGCATTGACAGCCAGGCTGCCTCTTCGGAACCCATTCCGGGCCGCCTTTTATTTGCCGCAAACGATGGGAGGATTAATCCTTGGTTTTATTTGGCAGTTTATTTTTATTGCCGGTTTTCCGGCGATCGGTGACAAGCTGAATTTGGGCTTCTTTACCCAGCAATGGCTCGGAACAGAGAAGACGGCATTCGCCGCGTTAGTCATCGTCAATGTTTGGCAAAATGCGGGTTATGTGATGGTCATCATGATCGCCGCTTTGAGCGGAATTTCTTCGGAGCTGATTGAATCCGCGAAGGTTGACGGTTCCAGACCCCTAAATACGTTTCTCCGGATCAAACTGCCCTTGTGTGTTCCGTACATTACAGTCTCCCTGTTCTGGACGATTTCAAGCGCGCTCAAGATGTTTGAGACTAATGTTTCTCTGACAAAAGGAGGGCCCTACGGCTCAACTACATCTATGGCCTTAAATATCTATAACGATGCCTTTGCCAACAATAAGTACGGATTAGCCACTGCGGAGGCGCTTGTGTTCTTTGTCATTATTTTAGCGATCACCTCGGTTCAATTGTACATGAGCAAAAGGAAGGAGAGTCAAATCTTATGA
- a CDS encoding ABC transporter substrate-binding protein produces the protein MKRTKGRLTMLCVSLAGVLALTACGGQANEGQNSQTGSSESAKTKTIYIYQNKIEIDKALKKTAEAYTALHPDIQFSIESVSDNFSTGLKTKLASGELPDVFTVLGNQDLKLWQSQLEDLTDQPWTKDMIPLAKEGITGDDGKVYGLPVSVEGYGYVYNKKLFQQAGISKVPVTLTELKQDVESLKSAGMQPLVGAYMDWYQAGNFLVNMGIARQKDPLAFIKGLYDGTATFVGNEIFKEVADFIQYDFANGKNGLSTNFNNQTTQLVNGEIAMTLGGNWLQPTIDNGNASLETGLMPLPVNDNPEENDKLYAGVSGYWAINKNSDVKKEVKDFFNWLVTTPEGQTHMTKDMQIIPGFSSFSADNETIGDLGADLSRYLKEGKVYGSYNSYYPDGVAQAFGEAVQRFVAGQVDKDGFLQELQNEWDRLAE, from the coding sequence ATGAAGAGAACAAAAGGGAGACTTACTATGCTGTGCGTGTCGTTGGCAGGGGTGCTGGCATTGACGGCATGCGGTGGACAAGCGAACGAAGGACAAAATTCGCAAACGGGTTCTTCGGAAAGCGCTAAAACCAAGACAATATATATTTATCAGAACAAAATTGAGATTGACAAGGCATTGAAAAAGACAGCAGAAGCGTACACTGCCCTTCACCCGGACATTCAATTTTCGATTGAGTCTGTCAGCGACAATTTCAGCACGGGTCTCAAGACCAAGTTGGCTTCCGGAGAACTGCCCGATGTCTTTACAGTACTTGGGAATCAGGATTTGAAACTCTGGCAGTCTCAACTGGAGGACTTGACGGATCAGCCCTGGACTAAAGATATGATTCCCCTGGCGAAGGAAGGCATTACCGGAGATGATGGAAAAGTATACGGACTGCCGGTATCTGTGGAAGGATATGGATATGTCTATAACAAAAAGCTCTTTCAGCAAGCGGGGATATCCAAGGTTCCCGTAACATTAACCGAATTGAAACAGGATGTCGAATCGCTGAAATCAGCCGGAATGCAACCCTTAGTAGGGGCATATATGGATTGGTATCAAGCTGGTAATTTCCTGGTTAATATGGGGATTGCCCGTCAGAAGGATCCGCTGGCTTTTATTAAAGGGTTATATGACGGAACCGCTACATTTGTTGGAAATGAAATTTTTAAGGAAGTGGCGGATTTTATTCAATATGATTTTGCCAACGGAAAGAATGGGCTGAGCACCAACTTTAATAATCAGACTACCCAATTGGTGAATGGCGAGATAGCTATGACGCTCGGAGGAAACTGGCTCCAGCCGACTATTGATAATGGAAATGCGAGCCTCGAAACAGGATTAATGCCTCTCCCGGTAAACGACAATCCGGAAGAGAATGACAAACTGTATGCGGGCGTTAGTGGTTATTGGGCCATCAATAAGAATTCTGATGTAAAAAAAGAAGTAAAGGACTTCTTCAACTGGCTTGTCACTACGCCGGAAGGACAAACCCATATGACCAAGGACATGCAGATTATACCGGGATTCTCTTCCTTTTCGGCAGATAATGAAACGATTGGTGATTTGGGAGCAGACCTTTCCCGCTACTTAAAGGAAGGAAAGGTATATGGATCGTACAATTCCTACTACCCGGATGGTGTTGCGCAGGCTTTTGGGGAAGCTGTACAGAGATTTGTAGCCGGTCAAGTGGATAAGGACGGTTTCCTGCAAGAATTACAAAACGAATGGGATCGTCTGGCTGAATAA
- a CDS encoding lipase family protein, which produces MGNNNDFEERAIFLAAICGQTYAQFTNTDGSFVVPLNYSVSHTIEVKSISNAWERFGFIIESPQEIIIAFRGTSSATNWISDIIASQKRFKYIKQECLTHRGFTDIYSSARNGIIAALTRLSQGKTLYITGHSLGAALATLCSMDIAANTAHRSPNLYTFGSPRVGDPAFSKIFSKYVRNSYRIANLFDVVTYTPPTIYKLPKREKKYYYSHVQTLSSLSFQNGGIGLNHIIGSYFRELSRLQPQFTQSICMTNPGFCPVTEVSPNEPAKSQGIKKGNPPSLRVT; this is translated from the coding sequence GTGGGTAACAATAATGATTTTGAAGAGCGAGCGATCTTTCTGGCTGCCATCTGCGGACAGACTTATGCCCAATTTACAAATACGGACGGTTCATTCGTCGTTCCTTTGAATTATTCGGTCAGTCATACGATTGAAGTGAAATCCATTAGCAATGCATGGGAACGCTTTGGGTTTATTATAGAATCTCCACAAGAGATTATTATTGCCTTTCGGGGAACCAGCTCAGCGACCAATTGGATCTCTGACATCATCGCTTCACAAAAGAGGTTTAAATATATTAAGCAAGAATGTCTTACTCATCGCGGCTTCACAGACATCTATTCCTCAGCCCGCAACGGGATTATCGCTGCTCTTACCCGGTTATCGCAGGGCAAGACGTTATACATTACCGGGCACAGTCTCGGTGCGGCGCTCGCGACATTATGTTCGATGGATATTGCAGCCAACACTGCTCATCGCTCACCTAACCTGTATACCTTTGGGTCTCCCCGTGTAGGCGATCCGGCATTTTCAAAAATTTTTTCAAAGTATGTCAGGAACAGCTACCGTATTGCCAATCTTTTTGACGTGGTAACCTATACTCCACCAACCATTTACAAGCTGCCCAAGCGGGAAAAAAAGTACTATTACAGTCATGTTCAGACTCTCTCATCGCTTTCTTTCCAGAATGGAGGCATAGGCCTCAATCACATAATCGGCAGCTATTTCAGAGAGCTCTCCCGGCTTCAGCCGCAATTCACCCAATCGATATGTATGACGAACCCTGGTTTCTGTCCAGTTACTGAAGTTTCCCCAAATGAACCGGCAAAGTCGCAGGGGATCAAAAAAGGTAACCCGCCATCATTAAGGGTTACCTAA
- a CDS encoding carbohydrate ABC transporter permease has translation MKKNPVSMLITFMVVLAGVLIFVAPLWIMVMNSFKPLNEIIAFPLRFPDEWSFDNYVKAWEEVNIPNIMKNTAIVSFSAVCGVIILATMTAYWAERHPTVYSRIFSSAILLSMLIPFATIMIPLVQVMKFLHLNNTIPGAVLAYWGIGLAFAFFMIRSGVKTLPYELEEAARIDGCGVIQVFVRIVFPLLSPVVFSVFVMDMFWVWNDFMIPLVLLNNQKLSTVQLAINRLFGMYNSRWDIALPALTMSMLPIIVIFILLQKKIVGGVMAGAVKG, from the coding sequence ATGAAAAAGAATCCCGTTTCCATGTTGATCACGTTTATGGTTGTGCTCGCGGGGGTGCTAATCTTTGTGGCCCCTTTATGGATCATGGTCATGAACTCCTTTAAACCGCTTAACGAAATTATAGCCTTTCCGCTCCGGTTTCCAGACGAGTGGAGCTTCGATAATTATGTAAAGGCTTGGGAAGAAGTGAATATCCCTAACATTATGAAGAACACAGCCATAGTGTCCTTTTCCGCTGTATGTGGTGTCATTATTCTGGCAACGATGACGGCTTACTGGGCGGAGCGGCATCCGACGGTCTATTCCCGAATCTTTAGCAGTGCCATCCTGCTATCCATGTTGATTCCCTTCGCGACAATTATGATTCCTCTTGTCCAGGTCATGAAGTTCTTGCATTTAAACAATACAATTCCGGGAGCAGTGCTGGCCTATTGGGGGATTGGACTCGCTTTCGCTTTTTTTATGATCCGCAGTGGAGTCAAGACTCTTCCTTATGAATTGGAGGAGGCCGCCCGGATTGATGGTTGCGGTGTGATTCAGGTATTTGTAAGAATTGTGTTTCCTCTACTTTCACCGGTCGTATTCAGTGTATTTGTGATGGATATGTTCTGGGTTTGGAATGATTTTATGATTCCACTGGTTCTGCTGAACAATCAGAAACTCAGTACCGTTCAACTGGCGATTAACCGCTTGTTCGGCATGTATAACAGCCGTTGGGACATAGCTTTGCCTGCTCTAACCATGAGCATGCTTCCTATAATTGTTATCTTTATCCTTCTGCAAAAGAAAATTGTCGGAGGCGTAATGGCGGGCGCTGTAAAAGGTTGA